One Panicum virgatum strain AP13 chromosome 3N, P.virgatum_v5, whole genome shotgun sequence DNA segment encodes these proteins:
- the LOC120663721 gene encoding uncharacterized protein LOC120663721, producing MDQEQQVQEVTNLRGELEKQRAKHGKAVDLPQKKVEDLAKEKISLVEKNKFLQEKNKKMTKDHKDEVERLSKMRADADVQLVRSMQQIKDLAAERDLQELADLKTAVQAVVDMVDPIEGGEAGGKSLVERLREAPQKITGFLSETSRQYAAHVLGLVTSYWPGANSTPLGDGLSAKCSDEKFAKYLDEAKPVADKIV from the exons ATGGATCAAGAACAACAGGTCCAAGAAGTCACGAATCTTCGAGGAGAGCTAGAGAAGCAGAGGGCCAAGCATGGCAAGGCAGTCGATCTCCCGCAGAAGAAGGTAGAAGACCTTGCAAAGGAAAagatctctcttgtagagaaaAATAAGTTCCtgcaagaaaaaaacaaaaagatgaCCAAGGATCATAAAG ATGAAGTGGAGAGGCTGTCCAAGATGAGGGCTGATGCAGATGTGCAGCTCGTCCGAAGTATGCAACAAATCAAGGACTTGGCAGCTGAGAGGGACCTCCAAGAACTCGCCGACCTCAAGACTGCGGTGCAGGCAGTGGTTGACATGGTCGACCCTATTGAAGGTGGAGAAGCCGGGGGCAAGTCTTTAGTGGAGCGACTTCGTGAAGCCCCACAAAAGATTACCGGCTTCCTATCTGAGACGTCAAGGCAGTACGCAGCGCATGTCTTGGGGTTGGTGACGTCGTACTGGCCTGGGGCAAACTCGACTCCACTTGGCGATGGGCTATCCGCAAAGTGCTCAGATGAAAAGTTCGCCAAGTACTTGGATGAAGCGAAGCCCGTTGCAGACAAGATTGTATAA